The sequence CTCCCCTGGACTTGACCTCACTTGTTAGTCTACACTGTGCTAAGTCTTCATTCCTCCCTTTAGCCAACCTCTGTCTCTTGGGAGTTTTCTGAGAATATTGTCGTTTGTCCTCTTTTATATGTGGAGTTCTATCCTCTTTATATCTTGAGACTTTGACACCAGAGGTGGATATTTATCTGAtgctggaaagaaaaatacctttaCTGTACCTCACGCCTACCTGATTAAAAAATGTCTGGTAGGCTACTTTTCTTCAAGACTGGCTTTCTCTGGAGCGTTGCTTAGAACAGCTCTGTTGCTGTGTTTCTAGATTCTCTTCCCCCTTTCCACAAATACTGGTCTTCTATATTCTTGCCAATTTTTGTGGCACATGCCACCTAAAGAGCAAAGACCCCAAACCCTGATATGGATAAATACTACCTTTTCAAATTCTGAAAGGCTGTTACTACTCTTGAGGTCTGTGTTCTGTGCCGCTCCACATAGCTTTTGTGAAGACCACTTTCAAACAAGGGAGCATTGAAACCAGATTTGGATACTGGCAGAATAGATAGTTTTGAAACAAGTCAAGGACGCGGTCTGTCCACTCTACATTTTCCTGGGCAGTTGCACCTTTAAAAACCCTTTTGGTAGATGAGGATTGTCAGGGAGGAGAAATGAAGAAGCTATATTAATTTCTGGTGAGTAAGACTTGGGGAATGTTGGGcaatgacaaaagaaataaatgactgtCGGTTAGAATGATGTTTCCAGTTGTTCATTGACTTCGACCTGCTACTCGACTCCTTGCTGACACAGCATATGGGGGTAAGACAATGGCTAGACATGGGAGTGGGTTTGAAATAAGTACCAAATGCAGGGGTTGCGATAGTTTTTTAGCCCCTGAAATTGGCTGGTTAAAATGAGTAATTCGTTTGAGATGAAAGTGAATTAGTATAGAAAACTTGTCCAGTCTCATCCAAGGCCCTTGcaggcactttaaaaaattttacctttctgaggcatccaggtggcttagtttgttaagtgtctgccttcagctcaggtcatgatctcagagtcctgggatcgaaccccgcagcctctctgctcagcaggaagcctgcttcccctctctctctctccctgctgctctgcctacttgtgatctctctctccctgtcaaataaataaaatcttaattttttttttcctttctgaggcCAGTTCTCAGCAggatatattcttatatatatattcatatattcataccACTGAGTCTTTACATTCTTAAACCAAATTTATTGGGATAATATAAATTTGACAATACTGAGTATAGCCAGGTTGTGGAGAATGTGAACTCTCATGGACGGTTTGGAACGTAAATTTGGTACAATCAGTTTGGAAATGATTTGGCAGTATCTAGTCAAGCTGAAAATACGCCCTGAGACTTAGCAGTTTTATTCCTGGGTACATAACGGAGAAAAATCCTCTTGGTCAGCTGTACCAGGAGACATAAAGAATGATACTGTGGTATGGTTTACAACACGTAGCAGAGACTACTAGCTGTCCACCAAAATCTGCTCTCACCTCGCAGAGTTATAGGACTATAGGACAAGTGGTTAGGCTATGTTTCCCAGCCGTCTAACCCCCTGTCCTGTAGTGAAGGGGTAGCCAACCAGCTTCCCAGCAGTAGATCGTGAGGAAAGTGACATGTGTCACATCCAGGCTAGACTTTTAAGATAGTGCATGTAcctctatgttttctttcctcttccttggcTGGATGCAGATAATAGAGTGTCTTTGGGGGGTGGCAGAGCACAAAATGGAAAATAGGTGATACCCTGGATCCCCCCCGAAGGACTAATTGCCAACCAGGTACATCTGTCTGACActactaaagggaaaaaaagaactgttatTAGAGGCATTATATATTCTTGGGTGTCTTTGTTAGCCTACTCTAATACTAATTTAAATGTCCATCAGGAGAAGGGATAAATTGTGATAGAGTCATCCAGTGGATTACTATACAGCTTATAAAATTAACTAGAGCTGCTTGTATCATAAAGACATCTCAAAAATAATGTCTGGGATAAGCAAGTTACAGTGGACATGAAGTGTGCCATTTTATATAAGGTTTAAACAAAAACCATGCTCTATATTGTTTATgggtatataaaaatatctttctatgCTATATAGGTATTTGTATTTAGTGTACATTTATAGTTTAATATCACATTTACATATGCAGGAATGATAAACACCAAATTTAGGACAGTGCTTCTGGGATTCAGAGGGACTACAAGTGAATTAAGTTCTTATTTCTTAAGGTGATAGGTAGTTTGTTCTGGTCTTCTATATTGTGTGTCTGAAATACTtcgttttaaaaatcagttctcACAACTTACGCTGCTCACCATCTTCTTAAAAGGGAACGCTTTAGAAATTTCCCTTGTGTTTCATTCTTaacccttcattttcccttcacCCTTTAGTCTGTTCTTTCGAGTCACTTCTATTTCAGCCACTCCAGTCTGAACAATCATCACCTCTTGGCTAGAGTGTAATAGTTTCCTGATTGcttttttctggtttttactGGCTTCCTGATTGcttttttctggtttttactGGCTTGGATACTTGCCATGTAACAGCtatattgagtttttaaaattgtaaatcaGACCTAAATCAGACCTCATTGACCTGCTAAAAGCCTGGTTTCTGGTGCCGGTAAAGTCACTTCCTCTTTGTCAATAAGGCCTTCTGCTCCCACCGCTAACCCTTTTagcctcctctccctctactccaccCCTGTTCTCTGACCATTCCCTAACTGCACTTTAGCCACATTAACCCTTTAGTTCCTGGAACCTACTAAGCCTCATTCCCGTCTTAGGACCTTTACCTTATTGTTCCCATTGCCCAGAGCGGCTTCTTCCCTGATTTTTGCAAGGTGGGCTTCATTGTATCATTTACATCTTAACCTAAATTTCACCTTGGAGGTCTTTTCCATCTAAATGCACTTTCTGTAACATCACCCTGTTTCATCATCTTCATAGCTAAGCAGGCTAAAAGTAGGTTGAGATTAGTTGGCCAACCTACTGCTCACTTGGCAGGTATGGATTTCAAGGTCCCCTTATCAGGTAAATCACCACCCTTTAAAATCTTCAAGGGTTGAGACCTAACTCTGAAAGGGACAGACATAAAGCAATACACCATTCATTATTTGAGATGGtaggagttaaaaaataaatgtatgggaTGGAAGTTATCCACTTCCCAATTAGATAATTGGTTAATTATCCCAATTAGATAATTAATTTCCCTCCTGCAAAGGCAGGAGGGAACTTAACAGCAGAATAGTCAGATTCCAAATCCCTCCTACTTTCCAACTTCTTACAGTCTTAGCATCTATTTTCCTATGCTTTTTTGCATCCACAGAGAATAGGGGTTCAAATTTGTCTTAGTTACCATGTTTTTCAAGTTCagtctttctgtattttcagctCAAGAACCGAAGTATTCAGAGTAAGGTACTCTGCATACCATCTaaaattctactttctgtgtTGAAATTGCAGTTTTATTATGTGTGCACTAGTAAGAATAAGATACGCAGTAGCAGTAGAAGAGAGAAGAGTGATGAAGTAGAAAATACCCCGGGGGGAAAAATCAACAGAGACATTATAatctaaggtttttatttttaataacaaactACATATTTAACAAAAACATTGTTAAAGCTAGAAGTTGAAGGCATTGAGGGAGAAAAAGATTTTACTCCACGATTTTACAGGAATTCAttttacctaggaataaaactgaaaattcaggaaaattattttgaagtttttcatCACTGACAATATCTGGAAGACATAAAGTTACCTTTATTTTCCCATAGAGGAGTGATGTTAAAATATGGGATTATTTTATATTCCTGTACCTGGGATTCagcatgcaaagaaataaaaaaagtccAACCATCAGTATGTCTTTAagtgcaaaaaaatttttaaaaactaccctAAAAGTCtatactaattaaaaatattcccaGTTCTCCTAAACAGACATAAATATAAGGCACATATTGATTACAAAAGGCATTTCATGTACTATCAAGTGCACACATAGTAAGAAAATGTAGTCTGTGACCTAAAACTGAAGTACTTATTACATCTAACGTTAACTAATCTTACTTATCTTAGAATTGGGAATGTTGTTAGGGAAATAGATGGCACAAGACCCTTTAAAGTCCCAATATGTTAAaaacttttcatatattttcctgaACTTAACAGTGACCTCATTAATGCTAGAGGTCTTTCTTCACGGACaagattttcaaaagtaaaagctGACCTAACAGACATACCCTTTATCTGCTGTTCCCTTCTCAGTTTACTCAAAGCTAGCACTGTAGGGGCTGCGCATCAGACAAAAGGTCATTCTGCGCAGTgctccagccccctcctccagcttccctGTTAATGAACATGCTGTTTAGATTACTTTTCCACTCTTGACAAAACCATAGAAGGAGCCGCCTGGCCCCTGGTGCAGACTTGCAAAAGAGCTTTTTTGCACTTGGCCTTCTTTGTGTGCAGCTGGCCAAGAGGCATAAGGATAACTGGTTGTTTACAGAGCAGGGGCACTACACAAAGCCAGTCTGAAATGCTATTCTTAGAAATCTAACTTACTTAGATGAAATAAATCACAGAACTATTTTCCTTTCACTACCTCAAGGTGGTTTTCTTGAGCTAGTTTAAGGTACTGGTGTTTGGGAAATGGTATTATGCTATCTGGAGATTTGAGGAACATCCCATTTATTACAAGATCTAATTAAGGAAAAACCTAATTAAGGGAAGCTGGTGGCACAAATATCTAGCAGTACTGCTGGAAAAACGCACCTAACCTTTCCCACTAAACACATCACAAGGATGTTTTACCATAGCATTCTGAGATGCCAAAGCCTTCCTAACCAGGTGTATACAGCACATAAGAATATTCACTCCAGTCCTTATTTAATCTGTTATTTTAGGAACTGCTTTGGATTAATCCTTGGTTTGTTACTCAGGGGGCACTGTGGTCCTTGGGAGCATCCTGTCTTGGGCACCAGTTATGCCTCCTTTGCAATCGTTGCCTCCCCCGGATCAAGCACTGCACATACCACTGTTCCTGCTGCAGCTGCTGCTTCTGATTTTTTAACTGGCTTTTAATAGCCTGCAAGTCCTGGCACCGCTGTGTTTGCTGCAGTAATTTCTTCTGTAACTCCCGGTTCTCTCTCCTGATGCTGCGGTAGAACTCCAAAGTATACTGCTTTGCTTCCAGCTCCAAGGTCTGAGCCTTCCTGTCCAgcacctttctttttctgtttcccagcTGCCTCATGTCTGGCTCACTGAGTTGTTTCTCCAGGAATGCTTTTTCCTGGAGTAACTGGACCTGGAGTTCCTGTTTCTTTGCCTCTGTCTCagcttgggttttctttttctcctcctgtaacatctgcatttctctctcctgtttctcttttaaGAGTGAAATATTCTTCAGTGCCTGCAACTGCTGCTTTAAATTGAACTGGAGCTTTTCCTTCTGCAAGAGCTCCCTTTTAAACGCTGAAGTTTGTTTCGCATACGCGGAGACtgattcttgcctcctttgttcaATCTCCTCACTTTTTTGTAAATAGTTGTTCCACAGCTTTTCAGGCTGCCTTCTATACTCCTCAGTTTTGTTGGTTAGGTATTCCAGAAAGAATTTGTTTTCAGTCTGGACGAGGAGCTTTTCAGCGTAGAGCTGCCTGGTCTCCTCCATTAGTAATTCTTGTTGGGGTTGAGCTTGTTTTATTTGGTTGTCCAGCCTCGCTATTTCCACCACTGCCTTTTCTTTAAATCTCATCTCTGAGTTTCTTGGCTTCCCTGGcttgaaaaaattattaattaaactaAGATACGGTGGAGGGGAGCTCTTAGAATCCTTAGCAAACCTGAAGGAAGAACAAGTGAGACATTACCCCATCAAGTCTTAATGAACATTTAGTAAATACAAAATGCACAATTATACTTTAATTCATACGAAGAAATAACTTTGCCTATTATGGTTCTGCCGCTATGCAAGTTACCAAGAATACAGCTAGGGATAAAGATGAATGAGTGTAGTTTACGATTTACAATGCTAACTCACTACAACCCTGTGAGCTATTAACTCCAGtttaaagaggagaaaacaggttcGGATAATTTAAATGACTTGGCCACGATTTATGCCGTCAGCAAGTGGCAAAGTGTGGGTGTGAAATTCAGATTTTAGGATTTACTCAACACTACAGTAGCTACAGAGGACCACAGGAACAGCTGGGATGGTCCCGAAGAGCCATAAATTTCACGGCTTTTCCACCACCCTTCCGGTATCCGAGGACACTTCGTGGAGAGGAAGCGTCCCTTCAGTACCTACTTGCTCCAGGAATCCAAGCGTTCATCTCCAAGGTCACGGCCTGATTCACTGAGGGAGACGGCCAAGGAGGGAGCGCTGGTGTCAGGGGCTTGCGACACTTGGAAATGGCGTCCCCTTGCGGGAAGTTTTCGCAACGGCTCCATGCCACACGCCCTGGGTCTCCACGTTGCCCGGCAACCCGCCGGGTCGCACTCCGCCCCAGTCCCGGCCGGTCCATCCCTGAGCTGCTGAACCTCGTCGGCTGCCGAATAAGCCCCAGCAGCCGGTTGTCCCGTTCCTTGGGGGCCGAAAGAGAAACGCACTCTCATTTTCGACCCGTGGGTGCCCTGCCTTAGGGACCCCATCTCGTCTCGCCCTTCTGGGGATTAGAGTTTTGCCCCTCCAAGAACACCCCTACGACGGTGAGTGCCCCTTTTCCTGGCCCTCTCCAGGCCTCTAATTCCCGACCACTGTCGCTAGTTGGCCGTGGGGGCTAGGATGCTCCGGCGCCGGTCCCGCCCCTTCGCCTTCGCTTTTAGCGCTAGTCGGGTTCTAGCCTCGCTCGCTGCCCCGAGCGTCACCGCAGCCTCTCTAGGCACGCAGCGTCTCTACGGCAGAGTGGGCGGAGCCAGGAGGAAAATGGCGACGCCCGCGGAGACCGCTGACTCGCAGGCTTCGGGGGGTCCTCGGCCCCCAGTTTGTCTGTTGGTGTTGGGAATGGCAGGATCTGGGAAAACCACCTTTGTCCAGGTGACGTACACGGCGCGGGCGTAGTCGGTGCGCGCGCGAGGTTGTCCGTGGTGGGCGGAAGGCcggggagaagaggagggggaggtcTCTCAGAGTTGGAGGGGACCCGCGTGTGGCTTTCAGGAACTTGTCAGCATCTCCGGTTCCTTCCTAGGCTGGCCTTTTCGGACTCAAGCCTGGTTTAATTAAGGCTCTCTTCTTCGCACCCTTTGGTCATATTTGGTACGATTTACCACGTTGTTCTGGAATTGTCTTACCGGTACAATTGTCGACTCCTCGAAGGCAAAGGCATACGTGTAACTGGCAATTAATACAGGGTTAGCACACAGGCTTTTGGTGTAGATTACTAAGTAATTATTTCTTACGCAGCTCTTATGTTTCAAGTCCTGGAGATAACAGCGATTGAATTTGACGGGGTTCCCGCTTTTTGAAGCTAATATTTTAATGGgagtaataggaaaaaaaactcacaaaaatcaagtaaataaGTGATCGAGAGTAGGGGAGACTCTGTTAGATGGGtgataaaggaaaatatagtATTTATGAGAGTTGAATGTTGGAGGTGGATACTGGGGACGAATATTTCATGTAGAGGGAAGTGTAAGTGCAGAAGTCTTCAGGTATGATGGATAATGGAATCTTGGCCTTTATCATTCCCTCTTTGTCTCACTCCATCCCTCTTCTTATATCTCTACAGAGGCTTACTGGACATCTGCATAGCCAAGGCTCTCCACCTTATGTGATTAATCTGGACCCAGCTGTACATGAAGTACCCTTTCCTGCCAATATTGGTGAGTAAAATATAACAGAACTGTGTGAAGTCCCTCAGAATATGGAAAGCCCCCAGCCCACCCGtccttaatgttttcattttcattttttctttcctttttttagattttttaaaatttatttaagagagagagaaagtgccagggggagggacagagagagggagaagcagatactggggcacctgggtagcttagttggttaagcatccaactcttggtctcagctcaggtcatgatctcagggtcatgagatcagtcCCGGAATTGGGCtccagctcagtgtggagtctgcttgagcttctttccctttccttctccctccctctctgctccttcccctgcttgtgcatgggctttctctttctctccctctctctttctcaagtaagttaaaaaaaacaaaaacaaaaactcaaaaaaagaaaaaccccaaataaccCCAGCCTTACcacattacttaaaaaacaaaaacaaaaaccagtaaaaCTTTTCATTGTTTGAGATCATTTCTACCATAACTTCTGAGCTCCTAGCTAACATTTTTCATGGGTTACTTcccagttatctttttttttaatgtttatttttattatttatttgacagagagagagacacaacgagagagggaacagaagcagaggggatgggagagggagaagcagacttcccactgagcagggagcccattgcagggctcgatcccaggatcctgggatcatgacctgagccaaaggcagacgcttaactcactgagcgcccccccaccccggggtgcGTGCCCCCTCCATCTTTTGTAAAGAAGGAATCCAGGGTGAAGCTGGGGGATTTAGTAGAAGAGAATGCAGATAAGAGAAGCCTGAAAGGCTGGTTTCAGCTTCTTGCTGGGAGAGAAGGTACTTCTACCCTTTTGTTCTCTTCACcatcttgcttttttccccctatcaCAGTTCAGTGATCTTAGCTTAAAAATTTGGAACACAGATTTGAAAAGTAACTGAGATGCCAAgagagaaacttattttttttcctcggAGGAAGCAGAGATGACTTGAGGGGTCCATTGTCTGAGGATATTATAGGTAGAGAGTCTCAAACTATATTGTTTCTATGTGTTAAATTCCACTGAATTCTTTTTCTCCTGAACAGATATTCGTGACACTGTGAAGTATAAAGAAGTCATGAAACAGTATCCTTTTCGGCATCTGCTTGGGTGCTGACTCATCCCTGACTGGTTGCTGTctggttttttgtggttttgagagtgtttttgcatttctttgtgaaATACACTAGCAAAAGCATTTAATTgctttaaagtaatttttgagGATAGATGAATGTGAGGAGAGGTGTTTTAGGTGATTAGAAATACTGTTTCAGCTTGTGGTTTCAGTTTTTCTTACCATCTTCCTAGACTACAGGCTGTTGTAATTAGCATGGAAAGTGAGAGGCTAGCTGATGCTGGGCCTGGTTCCAGAGAGCAGTATCGCCTTGGAGGCTACTGCCTCCTCTGACTGGGAGACTCAGAAATGAGCAGGTTCATTTAGTAGGATCAGCTCTTAGTACGTTGCTGTATGTAATGTTTACTATCCGTGTAGGTAGGTCTAGGTGGATAGACTAATTCTACTCAGCAGTTAGCTTCATCAGTGAGGATCGGAGCAAggactgtgatttttaaaaaaaatattttatttatttatttgacagagagagagatcacaagtaggcagaaaggcaagcagagagagagagggggaagcgggatccctgtcaagcagggagcctgatttgaggctcgatcccaggactctgagatcatgacctgagcggaaggcagaggcttaacccactaagccacccaggcacctgggagtGTGATGTCTTAATGATATTTTAAGATGATCTTAATTAAGGCTAATGCTATTAAGCTTCTACATACATCTCTCTGTTACATTTTAGTCACATTAACATCTTCATTTTGCCTCGACATCCCCAAAATGGTAAAGATATGAGGAAGATGTTGATAATGAAATTCTTTGTGTGGTTAAGGTTGTATGGCATGTCAAGGATAGGCTGCCAGCATCCATTCATGGAACACTAATGTTACAATGCTGTTTGTGTGAATGATAGCCTTAGTGTGACTTTCAGCATCTAATTTGATCTGTAAGTAGTTTAAATCCTCAACTCTGTGTCCAGGTATGGACTTGGGCCCAATGGCGGTATAGTGACATCACTCAATCTCTTTGCTACGAGGTTTGATCAGGTATATCTGTCTTTACTTTTATAGGCATGGCTGTGTAAAAATGTTTGGCTTTTAAATGCCTTAGCTTGCTCactttgagaaagaagagcaataaACCTGGacatacatagaaaataaataagcattttggTAGACAGAGAAGGAGGTTATGAAAGGATGATCAGTGTTTTGAGACACTTCACATTTAATATTTGTGATggccaataaaacaaaaatccaggttcttttttttgtatcttgGCTTGGAGTATCACCTTGAGGGTGGAGTGGACAAATGGGGAGTGGGATGGGCTAGCAGGCATGGAATGGAAAGATAATGGGCTTTTTTACGTGTGACAAATAATTGTCACTGTTTAAGTTTTTCTCTATCATCTACTTCCATAGGAGTGTTTTGTAATCACTCGTTTTTTACCCTAATGTCACTCCGTGAGACAGGTTGTTAACATTTTACTGAAGCACCAAGAGATGCATCCCGACAGTGATGGATAGTCTTTAGCTTCTCAGGGCCTTGCAGTATACTCCAGGGTGTTGCAGGACTGCTGGTGTGGCTGTGTTTCTTTAGCTCATGgagtttatttaatttaatttaatttttatttttttaaagattttatttatttatttgacagagagagatcacaaagcaggcagagaggcaggcagagagagaggaggaagcaggctccctgctgagcagagagcccgatgcgggcctcgatcccaggaccctgagatcatgacctgagccgaaggcagcggcttaacccactgagccacccaggcgcccagctcaTGGAGTTTATAAGTTGGTGTCCCAAGATTAAGAACAGAGATTGAATAGTTGATAGTGCCTGTAAGTTGGGCCACCCTGGAAAGGGTGATTTTTGTGTTGAGAATGGATCCTATTGTAATCGGCATCTTTTTCTCTTAGGTGATGAAATTTATTGAGAAGGCCCAGAACATGTCTAAGTAAGTGATTTCAGCTTAACACCAATTTATTACTCTGTAGTTGATGTGTCTCAAGGATTTCAGGATACCATCAAACTCCGAAAGAATGTTAGATTGAGATGAAACCattagaagtgaaaaaaaaaaagtaggccagaaaaacccccaaaccccacatTAAGGTCATATACAGTGAAGAGCTAAATTTACTAGTATTTTGCCCTCAATCACTGTCATGTATGCCCATGGCTTCCTAGCAGGTATTTTTGAAACTTTGTCCAAATTCAGTTGTCTACTTGCCTTCTCTTGGGAAAACCACATTTGTGGGTATTAAAATCTTTCTAACATCTTTCTAAcccttgtttaaaaataaatcttttttttttttttaagattttatttgtttatttgacagacagagatcacaagtagacagagaggcaggcaggcagagagaaagagagagggaagcaagctccctgctgagcagagagcccgatgcgggactcgatcccaggaccctgagatcatgacctgagccgaaggcagtggcttaacccactgagccacccaggcgcccttaaaaataaattttaaaaagatttacaacTAGGTATAATATTTAAGAGATGAAATTATTTCACCCCGATTCCTAGTAGAATCAactatcattattactattatgttgtgttctgttattttataatgtataacaaatagtattattatataacattataagtattattgttattactactGTCGGTGACTATCATTCCACATGTTTCCATGCATATATACATAGGATGGATGGATAAGGTATtttacaaaaactttttttataaaaaactaCTAGAGGTAGTTTAAAAAGaagtaacagctttattgagatataaaatCACATAACAAAGGCCCAttctaatttttaagtatacagtgtagtggtttttagtatattcgtAAAGTCATGTACTGATCACCACTATCTaatgtcgctctcggccc comes from Mustela nigripes isolate SB6536 chromosome 7, MUSNIG.SB6536, whole genome shotgun sequence and encodes:
- the CCDC121 gene encoding coiled-coil domain-containing protein 121 isoform X1; translated protein: MGSLRQGTHGSKMRVRFSFGPQGTGQPAAGAYSAADEVQQLRDGPAGTGAECDPAGCRATWRPRACGMEPLRKLPARGRHFQVSQAPDTSAPSLAVSLSESGRDLGDERLDSWSKFAKDSKSSPPPYLSLINNFFKPGKPRNSEMRFKEKAVVEIARLDNQIKQAQPQQELLMEETRQLYAEKLLVQTENKFFLEYLTNKTEEYRRQPEKLWNNYLQKSEEIEQRRQESVSAYAKQTSAFKRELLQKEKLQFNLKQQLQALKNISLLKEKQEREMQMLQEEKKKTQAETEAKKQELQVQLLQEKAFLEKQLSEPDMRQLGNRKRKVLDRKAQTLELEAKQYTLEFYRSIRRENRELQKKLLQQTQRCQDLQAIKSQLKNQKQQLQQEQWYVQCLIRGRQRLQRRHNWCPRQDAPKDHSAP
- the CCDC121 gene encoding coiled-coil domain-containing protein 121 isoform X2; amino-acid sequence: MDRPGLGRSATRRVAGQRGDPGRVAWSRCENFPQGDAISKCRKPLTPALPPWPSPSVNQAVTLEMNAWIPGASRFAKDSKSSPPPYLSLINNFFKPGKPRNSEMRFKEKAVVEIARLDNQIKQAQPQQELLMEETRQLYAEKLLVQTENKFFLEYLTNKTEEYRRQPEKLWNNYLQKSEEIEQRRQESVSAYAKQTSAFKRELLQKEKLQFNLKQQLQALKNISLLKEKQEREMQMLQEEKKKTQAETEAKKQELQVQLLQEKAFLEKQLSEPDMRQLGNRKRKVLDRKAQTLELEAKQYTLEFYRSIRRENRELQKKLLQQTQRCQDLQAIKSQLKNQKQQLQQEQWYVQCLIRGRQRLQRRHNWCPRQDAPKDHSAP